From Rhodamnia argentea isolate NSW1041297 chromosome 10, ASM2092103v1, whole genome shotgun sequence, a single genomic window includes:
- the LOC125312656 gene encoding geraniol 8-hydroxylase-like, which yields MDYLVLILCLYLLWGLFQALSSVAGGGRKDRPSNLPPGPRPLPIVGNLLQLGDLPHKSLAKLAGAYGPIIKLELGFVTTVVISSPALAKEILQARDAVFSHRMVPHSVMAHDHDRLSVGWVPVSPLFQYLRKIYNLHILSSKKLDLNQHLRSKKVQELITFVRKCACAGEAVNISEAAFRTSLNAISNTIFSLDVMEPSNPAGELKEVMGQIMVEIGKPNLADYFPMLKKIGLHGQKRRVAANFKKVFDIFDDLIERRLQLRKETGSIERNDVLDNLLDLVEDKNETLDMSLVKHLLLDVFIAGSETTASTLEWAMTELLCNPEKLLRAQAELHLVIGKGKQIEEADISRLPYLQAIVKENFRLHPVAPLLVPRKSGEDFITGGFTIPKGAQVLINVWAMGRDPSIWDDPGKFMPDRFLGSDIDVRGQNFELLPFGGGKRICPGLPLAMRMLPLMLGSLINVFDWKLEQGVTPENLNMEDKFGIAIQRAEPLNAVPIPI from the exons ATGGACTACTTGGTTTTGATCTTGTGTTTGTACCTCCTCTGGGGCTTGTTCCAAGCTCTCTCTTCCGTCGCCGGGGGTGGCCGAAAAGATCGGCCCTCCAACCTCCCCCCCGGTCCACGGCCTCTTCCAATCGTCGGCAACCTCCTCCAGCTCGGAGATCTTCCCCACAAGTCCCTCGCCAAGCTCGCTGGCGCTTACGGCCCCATCATCAAGCTGGAACTAGGGTTTGTGACTACGGTGGTCATCTCTTCGCCGGCGCTCGCCAAAGAGATCCTCCAAGCCCGCGATGCTGTCTTCTCGCACCGTATGGTTCCCCATTCCGTCATGGCCCATGACCATGACAGACTAAGTGTGGGTTGGGTACCAGTATCTCCCCTTTTCCAATACCTCCGGAAAATATACAACTTGCATATCCTCTCCAGCAAGAAACTCGATTTGAACCAACACCTTCGCAGCAAGAAAGTGCAAGAGCTGATCACCTTTGTTAGGAAATGCGCGTGCGCCGGCGAGGCAGTGAATATCAGTGAGGCAGCTTTCAGGACCAGCCTCAACGCGATATCGAACACGATTTTCTCTTTGGACGTGATGGAACCTTCGAATCCTGCCGGAGAGCTGAAGGAAGTGATGGGGCAAATCATGGTTGAGATTGGAAAGCCTAACCTGGCAGATTACTTTCCCATGCTCAAGAAGATCGGCCTGCATGGCCAGAAGCGTCGCGTCGCGGCGAATTTCAAGAAGGTGTTCGACATCTTTGACGACCTGATCGAGAGAAGGCTGCAGCTAAGGAAGGAGACTGGTTCGATTGAGCGTAACGATGTTTTGGATAATCTTCTTGATCTAGTTGAAGACAAAAATGAGACCCTGGACATGTCCTTAGTCAAGCATCTACTTCTG GATGTATTCATCGCTGGCAGCGAAACCACTGCGAGCACTCTGGAGTGGGCGATGACCGAACTGCTTTGCAACCCGGAAAAGCTGTTAAGAGCCCAAGCTGAGCTCCATCTAGTCATTGGCAAAGGCAAGCAGATTGAAGAAGCCGATATTTCTCGCTTACCCTATTTACAAGCTATCGTGAAAGAGAATTTCCGACTTCACCCAGTAGCTCCTCTCCTTGTTCCTCGGAAATCCGGAGAAGATTTCATCACAGGCGGTTTCACAATTCCAAAGGGTGCACAAGTCCTCATCAATGTATGGGCGATGGGTCGAGATCCTAGCATTTGGGACGATCCAGGCAAGTTCATGCCCGATAGGTTTCTTGGATCCGATATCGATGTTAGGGGACAAAACTTCGAGCTCCTGCCTTTCGGTGGCGGCAAGCGGATTTGTCCGGGATTGCCATTGGCCATGAGAATGCTGCCTTTGATGCTCGGCTCGCTCATTAATGTCTTCGATTGGAAGCTCGAACAAGGCGTTACCCCTGAGAATTTGAACATGGAAGACAAGTTCGGAATAGCCATCCAACGGGCTGAACCTCTGAATGCTGTGCCCATTCCtatatga